From Paraburkholderia fungorum, the proteins below share one genomic window:
- a CDS encoding bifunctional 3-(3-hydroxy-phenyl)propionate/3-hydroxycinnamic acid hydroxylase — protein sequence MTDQNILDVVIVGYGPVGQSLAIHLGERGYRVAVFDRWPALYPLPRAVFHDHEIRRVFHAMGIGQEVEKISQPSAMYQWFNADWKTLVEIDWSAESISDGPVGYLFNQPSLEALFDSKAKSLPSVCVQQGWEATALHQHADCCEVTLRQGSMIESVWTPTGETQTVRARYVIGADGANSFVRKSAGIAFEDLGFQEDWLVIDLKPNEGVKLDVPDIGQWCNPARPTTMVPGGPGYRRWEFMRLPHETLDELQKPEKVWELLKPWVTPDDATLVRYAVYTFRSLLAQNWHSGRVVLAGDAAHQMPPFMGQGMCSGLRDAWNLAWRLDLILKGIAPSGLLESYTPERRPQVRAVIDASIAMGQVVCISDPEEAARRDAAYLAGNVPPLPPFPGLADGVICRQKNFSVDTVAGLLSVHSQIENDGEEMRFDNVLPNGFHVIAIDADPESHLDAVAQASLARIGARTIGITTDIGKAVAGRVLLDRRAKYQRFFNEHGVKAVIVRPDYYVFGAVKKLADLPALVADLASQLGVEVEVEIDAGQEAATA from the coding sequence ATGACTGACCAGAATATTCTTGATGTCGTCATCGTCGGATACGGACCTGTCGGTCAATCACTGGCGATTCATCTCGGCGAACGCGGCTACCGCGTCGCGGTGTTCGATCGCTGGCCCGCGCTGTATCCGTTGCCGCGCGCCGTGTTCCACGATCACGAAATCCGCCGCGTCTTTCACGCGATGGGTATCGGTCAAGAAGTCGAAAAGATCTCGCAACCTTCAGCGATGTATCAATGGTTCAACGCGGACTGGAAGACACTGGTCGAAATCGACTGGTCGGCGGAATCGATCAGCGATGGCCCGGTCGGCTACCTGTTCAACCAGCCGTCGCTCGAAGCGCTGTTCGACAGCAAGGCGAAGTCGCTGCCCAGCGTCTGCGTGCAACAGGGTTGGGAAGCGACGGCGCTGCATCAGCACGCCGACTGCTGCGAAGTGACGTTGCGCCAGGGATCGATGATCGAAAGCGTGTGGACGCCGACCGGCGAAACGCAAACCGTACGCGCGCGCTACGTGATCGGCGCGGACGGCGCGAACAGCTTCGTGCGCAAATCGGCGGGCATCGCTTTCGAAGACCTGGGCTTTCAGGAAGACTGGCTCGTGATCGATCTGAAGCCGAATGAGGGCGTCAAACTCGATGTGCCGGACATCGGCCAATGGTGCAATCCCGCGAGGCCGACGACGATGGTGCCCGGCGGCCCCGGCTATCGGCGCTGGGAATTCATGCGCCTGCCGCACGAAACGCTCGACGAATTGCAGAAGCCGGAGAAGGTCTGGGAGCTACTGAAGCCGTGGGTCACGCCCGACGATGCGACGCTGGTGCGCTACGCGGTCTACACATTCCGCTCCCTGCTTGCGCAGAACTGGCATAGCGGCCGCGTCGTGCTCGCCGGCGATGCAGCACATCAGATGCCGCCGTTCATGGGCCAGGGCATGTGTTCCGGCCTGCGCGACGCATGGAATCTCGCGTGGCGTCTTGATCTGATCCTGAAGGGAATCGCGCCATCGGGTCTGCTGGAAAGCTATACGCCGGAGCGTCGGCCGCAAGTGCGTGCGGTGATCGATGCGTCGATTGCAATGGGCCAGGTGGTGTGCATTTCCGATCCTGAAGAAGCCGCGCGCCGCGACGCCGCGTATCTCGCGGGCAATGTGCCGCCGCTGCCGCCCTTCCCCGGCCTCGCCGATGGCGTGATCTGCAGGCAGAAGAATTTTTCCGTCGATACCGTTGCCGGGTTGCTGAGCGTGCACAGCCAGATCGAGAACGACGGCGAGGAAATGCGCTTCGACAATGTACTGCCGAACGGCTTTCACGTCATCGCAATCGATGCGGACCCCGAGTCGCATCTGGACGCCGTTGCGCAGGCGTCGCTCGCACGCATCGGGGCGCGGACTATCGGCATCACTACGGACATCGGCAAGGCGGTGGCGGGCCGCGTGCTGCTGGACAGGCGCGCCAAATATCAGCGCTTCTTCAACGAGCACGGTGTGAAGGCCGTGATCGTGCGGCCCGATTACTATGTGTTCGGTGCGGTGAAAAAGCTTGCCGACTTGCCCGCTCTCGTCGCGGATCTCGCGTCGCAATTGGGCGTCGAAGTCGAAGTTGAAATCGACGCAGGGCAAGAAGCCGCCACGGCTTGA
- a CDS encoding nuclear transport factor 2 family protein encodes MQTLEDRMQITDLITGWMHRDLGEWDQLRGLFHPDGVIEVTWFEGPFADFIAGSIKMGASDLRTKHLIGTPVVSFNGSKAIVETNAVIIADNVRLDLGCETHNRFYDLVEKRDGLWKLVKRQSVYDMGTFTFPRGPVEIDRDVVAKYPREYAALAYLLEKGGFPVQRVFATRGSELEREMKAGGQRWLAA; translated from the coding sequence ATGCAAACCCTTGAAGACCGTATGCAGATTACCGACCTGATCACGGGCTGGATGCATCGCGACCTCGGCGAGTGGGATCAGCTACGCGGCCTGTTTCATCCCGACGGCGTGATCGAGGTGACGTGGTTCGAAGGACCATTTGCCGATTTCATCGCGGGGTCCATCAAGATGGGTGCGTCGGATCTCCGAACCAAGCATCTGATCGGCACGCCTGTGGTGAGTTTCAACGGCAGCAAGGCGATCGTGGAAACGAACGCAGTGATCATCGCGGATAACGTTCGGCTGGATCTGGGCTGCGAGACGCACAACCGTTTTTACGATCTGGTCGAAAAACGCGACGGCTTGTGGAAACTGGTTAAACGGCAGAGCGTTTATGACATGGGGACGTTTACTTTCCCTCGCGGTCCCGTGGAAATCGACCGGGACGTGGTAGCGAAATATCCGCGTGAATACGCTGCATTGGCCTATCTGCTGGAAAAAGGCGGCTTTCCTGTGCAGCGTGTCTTCGCGACTCGCGGGAGCGAGCTGGAGCGCGAAATGAAAGCGGGCGGACAACGTTGGCTTGCCGCGTAA
- a CDS encoding LysR substrate-binding domain-containing protein, giving the protein MDLRHLRYFLAVAEEGHFGRAARRLNIVQPALSMQIRALEEELGGPLFLRTSRRVELTEAGLLLREEARRTLDQAEHTRLTVQRAIRGETGSVRVGFAGNAVFSGKLIHDLRAFHRTYPDADLIVREMAPQLQANAVVAGQLDIGYTPDPGIARDERLIYESIGAWRILVALPGDHPLVGRKRLTARMLKAAPLIVYAAQDADESLVHALRQVLDGPPEVTYQAASTLSVLALVASGLGIALVPEPIAQITLPGVVYKPLDLPGLSMDLMRISRVDESSGAVRAFLTLARQRGKRSRADE; this is encoded by the coding sequence ATGGATTTACGCCACCTGCGCTACTTTCTTGCAGTTGCCGAAGAGGGCCATTTCGGACGCGCCGCGCGCCGCCTGAACATCGTCCAGCCCGCGTTGAGCATGCAGATTCGCGCGCTGGAAGAAGAGTTGGGCGGCCCGCTGTTCCTGCGCACCAGCCGCCGGGTCGAACTCACGGAAGCCGGCTTGCTGCTGCGTGAAGAGGCGCGTCGCACGCTCGATCAGGCGGAACACACGCGGCTCACCGTACAGCGCGCGATACGCGGCGAGACTGGCAGCGTCAGGGTGGGCTTCGCGGGCAACGCCGTGTTCAGCGGCAAACTGATCCACGATTTGCGGGCGTTTCATCGCACGTATCCTGACGCGGATCTGATCGTGCGGGAAATGGCCCCGCAATTGCAGGCGAACGCCGTCGTCGCGGGTCAGCTGGATATCGGCTACACGCCCGATCCGGGCATCGCTCGCGACGAGCGCCTGATCTACGAGTCGATCGGCGCATGGCGAATTCTGGTCGCGCTGCCGGGGGATCATCCACTGGTCGGCAGGAAACGCCTGACTGCCCGCATGCTGAAAGCCGCGCCCCTGATTGTCTATGCCGCTCAGGACGCCGATGAAAGCCTCGTTCACGCGTTGCGCCAGGTGCTCGACGGCCCGCCAGAGGTCACCTATCAGGCTGCCAGCACGCTGAGCGTCCTCGCGCTCGTGGCGTCGGGACTCGGCATTGCGCTCGTGCCCGAACCGATCGCGCAGATAACGCTCCCGGGCGTGGTCTACAAACCGCTCGATCTGCCTGGATTGTCGATGGACCTGATGAGAATCAGTCGCGTGGATGAAAGCTCGGGGGCGGTGCGCGCTTTTTTGACGTTAGCCCGTCAACGCGGCAAACGCAGCCGGGCCGATGAGTAG
- a CDS encoding ArsR/SmtB family transcription factor, which translates to MAKSPVSQLDRTFSALVDPTRRAILARLEREPGLSVTDIARPLPLKLPAVMKHLDVLSDAGLIARTKSGRTVSVELVAAPMQEAMAWLTRYERFWSASLDRLADFVEGEDE; encoded by the coding sequence ATGGCGAAGTCTCCAGTCAGTCAACTCGATCGTACGTTTTCCGCCCTCGTGGACCCCACGCGGCGGGCCATTCTCGCGCGGCTGGAGCGTGAGCCCGGCCTGTCGGTGACGGATATCGCGCGTCCGCTGCCGCTCAAGCTGCCGGCGGTGATGAAGCATCTCGACGTGCTCAGCGATGCCGGCCTGATCGCGCGCACGAAGAGCGGCCGGACCGTATCGGTCGAACTCGTCGCCGCTCCGATGCAGGAGGCAATGGCGTGGCTCACGCGCTATGAGCGCTTCTGGTCCGCGAGTCTCGACCGGCTCGCCGACTTTGTCGAAGGAGAAGACGAATGA
- a CDS encoding SRPBCC family protein, translating to MSESKPSLTIVRYLKASPAKVYAAWTRPELMTRWWGPDAGPVLSAEADPRVGGSFRVVFQTLDGETHDCRGEYRQVEADRKLVFTWEWVTLPERRSLVTIQLRPIDTGTEMTFTHAQFFDEAARDGHRVGWSGAFEKLEAFVAGWESNDGLVN from the coding sequence ATGAGCGAAAGCAAGCCCAGTCTGACGATCGTGCGGTATTTGAAGGCGTCCCCAGCGAAGGTCTACGCGGCCTGGACGCGTCCCGAGTTGATGACGCGCTGGTGGGGTCCCGATGCCGGACCGGTGCTGAGCGCCGAAGCCGATCCGCGCGTGGGCGGCAGTTTTCGCGTGGTGTTCCAGACTCTGGACGGCGAAACGCACGACTGCCGCGGCGAATACCGGCAGGTCGAGGCTGATCGCAAACTCGTCTTTACATGGGAGTGGGTCACGCTGCCGGAGCGGCGCTCTCTCGTGACGATCCAGTTGCGCCCGATCGATACAGGCACCGAGATGACATTCACGCATGCGCAGTTTTTCGACGAGGCGGCTCGCGATGGTCATCGGGTTGGCTGGAGCGGCGCGTTCGAAAAGCTGGAGGCTTTTGTTGCCGGGTGGGAAAGCAATGATGGGCTGGTGAACTGA
- a CDS encoding DUF2278 family protein, producing the protein MGQINYSCLKGKIDRFKPAPAGNPHLWMLIDAGSDSFFATVNIQSSKDAPGSPVAETYLNFLVDDDYRHPIVDHLRELQPGLKQQQRTYAAGALDYIKGNLFDPRKMRVLPSQSAGSDSLIGRLQALFGLARDQNDDIVIVGSQFATSHGQTNAVFGETPAFGIDNTHMAQGDPPDIDAKLHENGTWHDGAIFLFSTTTDRVTAIFLAFQTQAWQTDAHGQALDGTTGFEAPRYDLTGGKLGNPLPAPAPLAELTSLNRLADGSSQLVVANMSTQPLDLSGWKVTTPDASLDLSATTIAPGQPLSVTLQSGFVVDTGGILSLLDARGLRVDGVAYPGGPATGWSTSFAT; encoded by the coding sequence ATGGGACAGATCAACTACAGTTGCCTGAAAGGAAAAATCGACCGTTTCAAGCCCGCGCCAGCCGGTAATCCTCATCTGTGGATGCTGATCGACGCAGGCTCCGACTCGTTCTTCGCCACGGTCAATATCCAGTCGTCGAAAGACGCGCCGGGTTCGCCCGTCGCCGAGACCTATCTCAACTTTCTCGTCGACGACGATTATCGTCACCCGATCGTCGATCATCTGCGCGAATTGCAGCCGGGTCTGAAGCAGCAGCAACGAACCTATGCGGCAGGCGCGCTCGACTACATCAAAGGCAATCTGTTCGATCCGCGCAAAATGCGTGTTCTGCCGAGTCAGAGTGCGGGTAGCGACAGCCTGATCGGCCGCTTGCAGGCGTTGTTCGGTCTCGCACGGGATCAGAACGACGACATCGTCATCGTCGGCAGTCAGTTCGCTACTTCACACGGTCAGACCAACGCCGTGTTCGGCGAGACGCCAGCATTCGGCATCGACAACACGCATATGGCCCAGGGCGATCCGCCCGACATCGACGCGAAGCTCCACGAAAACGGCACGTGGCATGACGGCGCGATTTTTCTTTTCAGCACCACCACCGACCGCGTCACCGCGATCTTTCTCGCGTTCCAGACGCAGGCCTGGCAGACCGATGCCCACGGCCAGGCGCTGGACGGCACCACCGGTTTCGAAGCGCCACGCTACGACCTGACGGGCGGCAAATTGGGCAATCCGCTTCCCGCGCCCGCGCCGCTTGCCGAGTTGACCTCGCTCAACCGTCTCGCCGACGGCAGCAGCCAGCTCGTTGTCGCGAACATGTCGACACAGCCGCTGGATCTTTCCGGCTGGAAGGTCACGACGCCCGACGCGTCACTCGATCTGTCCGCAACAACCATCGCGCCGGGCCAGCCGCTGTCGGTCACGCTGCAAAGCGGGTTCGTTGTCGATACGGGCGGCATTCTCTCGCTACTCGATGCGCGTGGATTGCGGGTCGACGGAGTGGCATACCCTGGCGGTCCCGCTACCGGATGGAGTACGAGCTTCGCGACGTGA
- a CDS encoding cytochrome P450: protein MEVSTGIGNPRHHETIVVARMPELVEDSVTAAQAEGVELVVIRHADAITVFEGRCPHQGTLLSEGSIRDGVLTCRGHGWQFECGSGCTQGHGGMRLQKFGTLLDGADVRVDRDELLKWKATHASAGTPPPTAPHAVRSLEQLPGPKGIPLLGNLLQLHPTKLHLTLEEWCREFGPIYTYKLMHRPFVVIADPELVNQILRDRPKTYRRWNAIENISKEVGMNGVFSAEGDAWRRQRSLVAQALNPAHLRSFFPTMCKVTARLKARLDKAAREHRTVDIQKDLMRYTVDVTTNIALGYDMNTLECEGDVIQRHLEWMFPMLNRRINSPFPYWHYFKLSDDRELDRAVKALREIVGGFISDSRARMARSHELALRPANFLEALIVAQEDGVAPLTDDEVFANVFTILLAGEDTTANTIAWMTDFMCRYPAVQRRMQDEVDSLLGQAAFVEEFGDTDRLAFLDAVANETMRLKPVAPLLALEGNRDVMIGDVEVPVGTVIMLLMRHSALVDASAAAAGGDSFAPERWLSGDDAAARHRAGFVPFGSGPRLCPGRSLALLEIRSAVAMICRNFHLSESAGASPVEEVFSFSMMPRNLRVDFTARH from the coding sequence ATGGAAGTAAGCACTGGTATAGGCAATCCGCGTCACCACGAAACAATCGTCGTGGCCCGGATGCCCGAGCTTGTCGAAGACAGCGTCACCGCGGCGCAGGCCGAAGGCGTCGAACTCGTCGTGATCAGGCACGCGGATGCAATCACCGTTTTCGAAGGCCGGTGTCCTCACCAGGGCACGCTGTTGTCGGAAGGATCGATCCGCGATGGCGTGCTGACCTGTCGGGGACATGGCTGGCAGTTCGAATGCGGGTCGGGTTGCACGCAGGGTCATGGCGGTATGCGTCTGCAAAAGTTCGGTACGCTGCTCGACGGCGCCGACGTGCGGGTCGATAGGGATGAGTTGCTTAAGTGGAAAGCCACGCACGCAAGCGCAGGTACGCCGCCGCCGACCGCGCCGCACGCGGTCCGTTCGCTGGAACAGCTTCCCGGCCCCAAGGGAATTCCGCTTCTGGGCAACCTGCTTCAACTGCATCCCACGAAATTGCATCTCACGCTGGAGGAGTGGTGCCGCGAGTTCGGGCCAATTTATACGTACAAGCTGATGCATCGCCCGTTCGTCGTGATCGCCGATCCCGAGCTGGTGAATCAGATCCTGCGTGACCGGCCGAAAACCTACAGGCGCTGGAACGCGATCGAAAATATCTCGAAGGAGGTCGGGATGAACGGCGTGTTCTCAGCCGAAGGCGACGCGTGGCGCAGGCAGCGCTCGCTGGTCGCGCAGGCGTTGAACCCGGCTCATCTGCGAAGCTTTTTTCCGACGATGTGCAAAGTGACCGCGCGCCTCAAAGCACGCCTCGACAAAGCGGCGCGTGAACACCGGACGGTGGATATCCAGAAGGACCTGATGCGCTATACCGTCGACGTGACGACGAATATCGCCCTCGGCTACGACATGAACACACTGGAGTGCGAAGGCGATGTGATCCAGCGGCATCTCGAATGGATGTTTCCAATGCTCAACCGCCGGATCAATTCGCCGTTTCCCTATTGGCACTATTTCAAGCTCTCCGACGACAGGGAACTCGATCGCGCAGTGAAGGCGCTTCGCGAGATCGTCGGCGGATTCATTAGCGACAGTCGTGCGCGTATGGCGCGCTCACACGAACTGGCATTGCGTCCGGCCAACTTTCTGGAAGCCCTGATCGTCGCTCAGGAAGACGGCGTGGCGCCATTAACCGACGACGAGGTGTTTGCTAACGTATTTACGATACTTCTGGCCGGAGAAGATACGACGGCGAACACGATCGCCTGGATGACCGATTTCATGTGCCGCTACCCCGCGGTCCAGCGGCGCATGCAGGACGAGGTCGACTCGCTGTTGGGGCAGGCGGCCTTCGTCGAAGAATTCGGCGATACCGACCGGCTTGCGTTTCTCGACGCCGTCGCCAACGAAACCATGCGGCTCAAGCCGGTTGCTCCGCTTCTGGCTCTCGAAGGCAATCGCGACGTGATGATCGGCGACGTCGAGGTGCCGGTGGGGACCGTCATCATGCTGCTGATGCGTCATTCGGCGCTGGTGGACGCAAGCGCTGCCGCTGCCGGGGGCGACTCGTTCGCTCCCGAACGCTGGCTCTCCGGCGACGATGCCGCCGCGCGCCATCGTGCCGGTTTCGTGCCGTTCGGGTCCGGGCCTCGCCTGTGCCCCGGGCGCAGCCTTGCGCTGCTCGAAATACGCTCCGCCGTTGCGATGATCTGCCGGAACTTCCATCTGTCGGAATCCGCAGGCGCGAGCCCGGTGGAGGAGGTGTTCTCGTTTTCGATGATGCCGCGCAATCTGCGTGTCGATTTCACCGCGCGGCATTGA
- a CDS encoding fatty acid desaturase family protein → MDLQTSAKTFSNTPNAEHAPHIRQRIAIDLRANLILLCAVAVSIVLLFIVWPYLLTRYGAAALWLALPLVLSAPTHWGLIHEAIHGQLLGTRRLNELLGRSLAIAYWLPFDAVRFGHLMHHRFTREPYDQPDVHHLATNRIAARLAYTLRLLGGLYVAELAIPLLAFLPPAFAARIVARSIGADGPSGSDVQRLFVGFATNVDRRRRIRRDWILSLCVHVLALHLYGKWWPALVATMYLRGVWLSLADNLPHYDVSLDEPQRARNFSVPALWRPILMNHHLHQLHHRYPTLPWTALPALSRDNAQPPSSADSGASYFGAALRQFLRFGKVR, encoded by the coding sequence ATGGACTTACAGACATCCGCGAAGACGTTTTCAAACACGCCGAACGCGGAGCACGCGCCACACATCCGGCAGCGCATCGCGATTGATCTAAGGGCTAACCTGATCCTGTTGTGTGCGGTCGCAGTTTCCATTGTGCTGCTGTTCATCGTATGGCCGTATCTGCTGACACGCTACGGCGCCGCGGCTCTATGGCTCGCGTTACCTCTGGTTCTATCCGCGCCGACTCACTGGGGCCTGATCCACGAGGCGATTCATGGCCAGTTGCTCGGCACACGACGACTCAATGAGTTGCTTGGCCGCTCGCTCGCCATCGCCTACTGGCTGCCTTTCGATGCAGTGCGTTTCGGTCATCTGATGCATCATCGATTTACGCGTGAACCGTACGATCAACCGGATGTGCACCACCTCGCAACGAACCGGATCGCGGCGCGACTGGCCTACACCTTGCGTCTGCTGGGCGGACTCTATGTAGCGGAACTTGCCATTCCGCTTCTGGCTTTTCTGCCACCCGCATTCGCGGCGCGAATAGTCGCGCGGAGCATCGGCGCCGATGGTCCGTCGGGTAGCGATGTGCAACGTCTGTTCGTCGGCTTCGCGACTAACGTGGATCGGCGTCGCCGTATCCGGCGCGACTGGATACTTTCGCTTTGCGTGCACGTGCTGGCGTTGCATCTTTATGGCAAGTGGTGGCCCGCGCTTGTCGCGACGATGTATCTGCGGGGCGTGTGGCTTTCGCTCGCCGACAACCTGCCACACTACGACGTCTCGCTCGACGAACCTCAACGCGCGCGGAATTTCAGTGTTCCTGCCCTCTGGCGCCCGATATTGATGAATCATCATTTGCATCAGTTGCATCACCGTTATCCGACGCTGCCCTGGACTGCGCTTCCAGCGCTCTCACGCGATAACGCGCAGCCGCCATCGTCAGCAGATTCGGGGGCGTCGTACTTTGGCGCGGCACTCCGGCAATTTCTACGCTTCGGCAAGGTGCGTTAA
- a CDS encoding NUDIX hydrolase — protein MRKRATVICRRGQRILLVARRQSKWALPGGILKHGEHLSAAALRELKEETRLSGKSAKYLFQYRGAQKHHHVFSCDVSKRAKARASNEIARCRWVHLEDIARLTTSAPTKVIVKALSEKRSGSRGK, from the coding sequence TTGAGGAAACGAGCCACTGTTATCTGTCGACGAGGCCAGCGAATTCTGCTGGTCGCAAGACGTCAATCGAAATGGGCGTTGCCGGGTGGCATCCTCAAGCACGGTGAGCATCTGTCGGCGGCCGCGCTGCGCGAGCTTAAAGAGGAGACACGCCTTTCGGGCAAGTCGGCGAAATATCTCTTCCAATATCGCGGTGCGCAGAAACACCATCACGTTTTTTCCTGCGATGTCTCGAAGCGGGCCAAAGCTCGTGCGAGCAACGAAATTGCAAGATGCCGCTGGGTTCATCTCGAGGACATCGCCCGCCTGACGACCAGCGCGCCGACGAAAGTCATCGTCAAGGCGCTCAGCGAAAAACGCTCCGGTTCCCGGGGGAAGTAA
- a CDS encoding FAD binding domain-containing protein: MSTLKKPRAVVIGGSLGGLVTAATMRAAGWQVDVFEASPNQLESRGGGVVLQPDVLGALQFAGVALPDPPGVPSGDRIYLDREDNRVQEMYMPQTQTSWSLLYRAMKNALPQQHLHAGETFVDFRVDGEQIVALFESGRSEQADLLIGADGIRSTLRERLLPGIFPVYAGYVAWRGLVDEPALPMHAADTLRERFSFQEGDGHSGLAYLIPGEDDSTVAGERRWNWVWYRKYSREAVGQLLVDRDGVQRSFSLPPGSTKSADIAQLRDDATTMMGPTFRALVDATVEPFMQPIVDLLVPKMVFGRALLLGDAASVPRPHTAGSTAKAAANAHALALALLSAQRNGETIDSALAEWETRQLLRGKQMTALGILLGDRMMKIVR, translated from the coding sequence ATGAGCACTCTGAAGAAACCTCGCGCCGTCGTGATCGGCGGCTCGCTGGGCGGCCTGGTCACCGCCGCCACGATGCGAGCGGCCGGCTGGCAGGTCGACGTGTTCGAAGCTTCGCCGAACCAGCTTGAAAGCCGCGGCGGCGGTGTCGTGCTGCAACCGGACGTGCTAGGCGCATTGCAGTTTGCCGGTGTCGCGCTGCCCGATCCGCCGGGCGTGCCATCGGGCGATCGCATCTATCTGGACCGCGAGGACAATCGCGTGCAGGAAATGTACATGCCGCAAACGCAGACTTCGTGGAGCCTGCTTTACCGCGCGATGAAAAACGCGCTGCCGCAACAGCACCTGCATGCAGGCGAAACCTTCGTCGATTTTCGCGTGGATGGCGAGCAGATCGTCGCGCTGTTCGAAAGCGGACGCAGCGAGCAGGCGGATCTGCTGATCGGCGCCGACGGCATCCGCTCGACGCTGCGGGAGCGTCTGCTGCCCGGCATCTTCCCCGTCTACGCGGGCTACGTAGCGTGGCGCGGACTTGTCGACGAACCCGCTTTGCCGATGCACGCGGCCGACACCTTGCGCGAGCGCTTTTCGTTTCAGGAAGGCGACGGCCATTCGGGACTCGCCTATCTGATTCCGGGCGAAGACGACTCGACCGTAGCCGGTGAGCGTCGCTGGAACTGGGTCTGGTATCGCAAATACAGCCGCGAGGCAGTCGGTCAGTTACTGGTTGACCGGGATGGCGTTCAGCGCTCGTTCTCGTTGCCGCCAGGCTCGACTAAAAGCGCCGATATCGCGCAGCTTCGCGACGACGCAACGACTATGATGGGGCCGACATTCCGCGCACTGGTCGATGCCACCGTCGAGCCGTTCATGCAGCCCATTGTCGATCTGCTCGTACCGAAGATGGTGTTTGGCCGGGCGCTGCTGCTCGGCGACGCGGCTTCGGTTCCGCGTCCGCACACGGCGGGCAGCACGGCCAAGGCGGCGGCCAATGCGCACGCGTTGGCGCTCGCGTTGCTGTCGGCGCAAAGAAACGGCGAAACAATCGACTCTGCGCTCGCTGAATGGGAAACCCGTCAACTGCTGCGCGGAAAACAGATGACCGCTCTGGGCATTTTGCTCGGCGACCGGATGATGAAGATCGTCCGCTGA
- a CDS encoding acyltransferase has protein sequence MNRIEKAWLRFRSIPKTLYFNFRYLPFSQAIKLPFAVSSNTYLLLTKGKVHINAPLTRGMIQIGFGEVYTFDQHRSRTMWCVDGEVTFEGTAHIGHGSRIHVGGELVLGNNFVMTAESQIICNRQIKFGSDVLISWECMFMDNDFHKIMVDRQVVNDARPILVGNHVWFGCRCTVLKGSEIGDNIVVAATSTVTGKHRQPNTIIGGMPLAVLKESIEWEA, from the coding sequence ATGAATCGCATCGAGAAAGCCTGGTTGAGATTTCGCAGCATCCCCAAGACCCTCTATTTCAATTTTCGCTATTTGCCCTTCTCACAGGCGATAAAGTTGCCGTTTGCTGTCTCCAGCAATACGTACCTGCTCTTGACGAAAGGCAAGGTGCACATCAATGCGCCGCTGACACGCGGCATGATCCAGATCGGTTTCGGCGAGGTCTACACATTCGATCAACATCGTTCACGGACAATGTGGTGTGTCGATGGAGAAGTCACCTTTGAAGGAACCGCCCATATCGGCCACGGCTCCCGGATACACGTGGGAGGCGAACTCGTATTGGGCAATAACTTTGTGATGACAGCCGAGAGCCAGATTATCTGTAATCGTCAGATAAAGTTTGGATCGGACGTACTGATTTCGTGGGAGTGCATGTTCATGGACAACGACTTCCACAAGATCATGGTCGATCGGCAAGTCGTGAACGATGCCCGGCCGATACTAGTCGGAAATCACGTGTGGTTCGGATGCCGCTGCACCGTCCTTAAAGGCTCTGAAATTGGCGACAACATCGTCGTGGCGGCGACTAGCACGGTGACAGGAAAACACCGTCAGCCGAACACAATCATTGGGGGGATGCCATTGGCGGTGCTCAAGGAATCGATTGAGTGGGAAGCGTGA
- a CDS encoding TetR family transcriptional regulator, with the protein MRKTRQQAQETRNQILDAAERVFAERGVAHTSLEDVAARAGFTRGAIYGHFRNKGQLFIAVTNRVMLPMEMLVAASVDPVEPDPLGTIRRLLVFCLGKAVVEPHSRRVFDVLFTKCEHTRDMDLVFDRQRNAARNGREQLELALRNAIARGQLPPDLDTVRASGVVPAFIGGVLRDWLLDEGAIVLPRDAEYLADACLGMLRHSPSLRQRCDDVHPVE; encoded by the coding sequence ATGAGAAAAACACGGCAACAGGCGCAGGAAACGCGCAATCAGATTCTCGACGCGGCCGAGCGGGTATTCGCCGAGCGTGGCGTCGCGCACACGTCGCTGGAAGATGTGGCGGCGCGCGCGGGCTTCACGCGCGGCGCGATTTACGGGCATTTCCGCAACAAGGGCCAACTGTTTATCGCGGTGACGAATCGCGTGATGCTGCCGATGGAGATGCTGGTCGCGGCATCGGTCGATCCCGTCGAGCCGGACCCGCTTGGTACGATCCGGCGGCTTCTGGTTTTCTGCCTCGGCAAGGCGGTGGTCGAGCCGCACAGCCGACGCGTGTTCGACGTGCTGTTCACGAAGTGCGAGCACACCCGCGACATGGATCTCGTCTTCGATCGGCAACGAAACGCCGCGCGCAACGGACGGGAGCAACTGGAACTTGCATTGCGTAACGCGATTGCGAGAGGGCAATTGCCGCCTGACCTGGACACGGTGCGGGCGTCAGGGGTGGTGCCTGCTTTTATCGGCGGCGTGCTGCGGGACTGGCTGCTTGACGAGGGGGCGATCGTCCTTCCAAGAGACGCGGAATATCTCGCGGATGCATGCCTCGGCATGCTGCGGCATTCGCCTTCGTTGCGGCAGCGGTGTGACGACGTTCATCCGGTTGAGTGA